A portion of the Acipenser ruthenus chromosome 38, fAciRut3.2 maternal haplotype, whole genome shotgun sequence genome contains these proteins:
- the LOC117964995 gene encoding uncharacterized protein LOC117964995 isoform X1, translating to MRTLLALTVLPWLTLSSTTVKNITVSPETEVDFKCNVTALPVRWMWFPKHCKCAEESSMKVIYTIDMHGNKATVQRFKKRLTLRGDPRAGEHALVLSDAVMSDSGTYSCTNSKTTVQSYELEITAGCYHNVQIENRSGKEAEGVTLSCSSCAGGKQIKNLKWTFNGKPVSDLHGIRQTRNAITIEKVTADDEGKWICASVDDPSQFSEYCLDFGSKTGRKNNENKYPKDTTQATGLNKNDSETDGKGGLSDPLKAVIVVALVLIVMVLLTSVWLYLYRRKRSRRLEQKLTDNSAPNRDFSPPVSVGTGQAMTGTATQQEEVEVQYASINLGQTKRQQRPLSVEESTVYSAVKIK from the exons ATGAGGACCCTGCTGGCTCTAACTGTACTGCCGTGGCTCACCCTGAGCAGCACCACAG tCAAAAATATAACAGTTTCGCCAGAAACGGAGGtggattttaaatgtaatgtgaCAGCACTGCCTGTGAGATGGATGTGGTTCCCCAAACACTGCAAGTGTGCCGAGGAGAGCTCTATGAAGGTCATTTACACCATCGATATGCATGGAAACAAGGCAACAGTACAGAGGTTTAAGAAGCGCTTAACACTGAGAGGAGATCCGAGAGCTGGAGAGCATGCTCTGGTTTTGAGTGATGCTGTCATGAGTGATTCTGGGACCTATTCCTGTACCAATTCAAAAACAACTGTACAGAGTTATGAACTAGAGATTACTGCAG GGTGCTATCACAATGTTCAGATTGAGAACAGATCAGGCAAAGAGGCAGAAGGTGTCACATTATCTTGCTCCTCCTGTGCTGGCGGAAAGCAGATAAAGAACTTGAAATGGACCTTCAATGGAAAACCAGTTAGTGATTTACATGGCATTAGACAGACAAGGAACGCAATAACTATAGAGAAAGTGACCGCTGATGATGAAGGGAAGTGGATCTGTGCGTCTGTGGATGACCCCTCTCAATTCTCAGAGTATTGTCTGGACTTTGGGTCAAAGACCGGACGGAAGAACAATGAGAACAAATATCCGAAAGATACAACACAGGCGACAGGACTGAATAAAA atGACTCGGAGACTGACGGAAAAGGTGGATTGAGTGATCCTTTGAAAGCAGTGATCGTGGTGGCACTGGTTCTTATTGTGATGGTGCTGCTGACTTCAGTGTGGCTGTACCTGTACAGGAGGAAGAGATCTCGCAG GTTGGAGCAAAAGCTCACTGATAATTCAG CTCCAAACCGTGACTTTTCTCCCCCGGTGTCTGTAGGGACTGGTCAGGCAATGACAGGCACTGCTACACAG CAGGAAGAAGTTGAGGTTCAGTACGCCTCCATAAACCTCGGCCAGACAAagagacaacagcgccctctgtctGTGGAGGAGTCTACCGTCTACTCTGCtgtcaaaataaaatag
- the LOC117964995 gene encoding uncharacterized protein LOC117964995 isoform X2: MRTLLALTVLPWLTLSSTTVKNITVSPETEVDFKCNVTALPVRWMWFPKHCKCAEESSMKVIYTIDMHGNKATVQRFKKRLTLRGDPRAGEHALVLSDAVMSDSGTYSCTNSKTTVQSYELEITAGCYHNVQIENRSGKEAEGVTLSCSSCAGGKQIKNLKWTFNGKPVSDLHGIRQTRNAITIEKVTADDEGKWICASVDDPSQFSEYCLDFGSKTGRKNNENKYPKDTTQATGLNKNDSETDGKGGLSDPLKAVIVVALVLIVMVLLTSVWLYLYRRKRSRRLEQKLTDNSAPNRDFSPPVSVGTGQAMTGTATQEEVEVQYASINLGQTKRQQRPLSVEESTVYSAVKIK, encoded by the exons ATGAGGACCCTGCTGGCTCTAACTGTACTGCCGTGGCTCACCCTGAGCAGCACCACAG tCAAAAATATAACAGTTTCGCCAGAAACGGAGGtggattttaaatgtaatgtgaCAGCACTGCCTGTGAGATGGATGTGGTTCCCCAAACACTGCAAGTGTGCCGAGGAGAGCTCTATGAAGGTCATTTACACCATCGATATGCATGGAAACAAGGCAACAGTACAGAGGTTTAAGAAGCGCTTAACACTGAGAGGAGATCCGAGAGCTGGAGAGCATGCTCTGGTTTTGAGTGATGCTGTCATGAGTGATTCTGGGACCTATTCCTGTACCAATTCAAAAACAACTGTACAGAGTTATGAACTAGAGATTACTGCAG GGTGCTATCACAATGTTCAGATTGAGAACAGATCAGGCAAAGAGGCAGAAGGTGTCACATTATCTTGCTCCTCCTGTGCTGGCGGAAAGCAGATAAAGAACTTGAAATGGACCTTCAATGGAAAACCAGTTAGTGATTTACATGGCATTAGACAGACAAGGAACGCAATAACTATAGAGAAAGTGACCGCTGATGATGAAGGGAAGTGGATCTGTGCGTCTGTGGATGACCCCTCTCAATTCTCAGAGTATTGTCTGGACTTTGGGTCAAAGACCGGACGGAAGAACAATGAGAACAAATATCCGAAAGATACAACACAGGCGACAGGACTGAATAAAA atGACTCGGAGACTGACGGAAAAGGTGGATTGAGTGATCCTTTGAAAGCAGTGATCGTGGTGGCACTGGTTCTTATTGTGATGGTGCTGCTGACTTCAGTGTGGCTGTACCTGTACAGGAGGAAGAGATCTCGCAG GTTGGAGCAAAAGCTCACTGATAATTCAG CTCCAAACCGTGACTTTTCTCCCCCGGTGTCTGTAGGGACTGGTCAGGCAATGACAGGCACTGCTACACAG GAAGAAGTTGAGGTTCAGTACGCCTCCATAAACCTCGGCCAGACAAagagacaacagcgccctctgtctGTGGAGGAGTCTACCGTCTACTCTGCtgtcaaaataaaatag